In the genome of [Mycoplasma] phocae, one region contains:
- a CDS encoding ABC transporter permease: MDTFLGIFVPAIVFFCIISIASLSGLFSERVGIVNIAIEGMMIVGATFYGLFGQIFQITSPWMQIPLLIIASAATGLFALLHGIVTIKLKGDHIISGVALNLLAPAISIIFLKIFGSANRFNSPTQELALSSNSLNDIRNVISLKLFLVLAIGITTLIVLNKTRWGLRMKAIGENPQAADVVGINVNSFKWQGVFISGLLAGIAGGIFFQWRGSVFSGGVEGIGFLALAVLIMGQWKSSLIFVFSIVFAFIFSTSQQIGAGQGVFNDFKDYSRLISTTPYIFTILILIFSSKNSKAPAAVGQPYDKSKR; encoded by the coding sequence ATGGATACGTTTTTAGGAATATTTGTTCCTGCTATTGTTTTCTTCTGTATCATCTCAATAGCATCATTATCGGGGCTATTTAGTGAACGAGTTGGAATTGTTAACATTGCTATCGAAGGTATGATGATTGTCGGAGCGACATTCTACGGACTTTTTGGTCAAATCTTTCAAATCACAAGTCCATGGATGCAAATCCCACTATTAATTATTGCATCCGCTGCAACTGGATTATTTGCCCTACTCCATGGTATTGTAACGATCAAATTAAAAGGTGACCATATTATTTCAGGTGTGGCTCTAAACTTATTAGCACCAGCAATATCAATTATTTTCTTAAAAATCTTTGGTAGTGCCAACAGGTTTAATAGTCCAACCCAAGAATTAGCATTATCATCTAATTCATTAAATGATATTAGAAATGTTATTTCGTTAAAATTATTTTTAGTACTTGCCATCGGAATTACAACTTTAATAGTTCTTAATAAAACAAGATGAGGGCTAAGGATGAAAGCAATTGGAGAAAATCCACAAGCTGCCGATGTCGTTGGAATTAATGTTAACTCATTTAAATGACAAGGTGTATTTATATCTGGTTTATTAGCCGGAATTGCTGGCGGAATCTTCTTCCAATGAAGGGGATCTGTCTTCTCCGGAGGGGTAGAAGGAATAGGATTCTTGGCACTAGCTGTCTTAATTATGGGCCAATGAAAATCATCACTGATTTTCGTCTTCTCAATTGTATTCGCATTTATTTTCTCAACTTCACAACAAATCGGAGCTGGACAAGGAGTCTTCAACGACTTCAAAGACTACTCAAGATTAATTAGTACTACTCCATATATATTTACTATCCTAATTCTAATATTTAGTTCGAAGAATTCAAAAGCACCGGCTGCCGTCGGTCAACCTTATGACAAATCGAAAAGATAA
- the rpoC gene encoding DNA-directed RNA polymerase subunit beta' yields the protein MRKTSKYDLLQEDKIAEISLALATPNDIESWSHGEVTKPETINYKSYKPERGGLFDEIIFGPMIDYRCPVCGFKYKRVNEGDFCTRTELCRQEHVEILPKIARRNHMGHIKLNSPVVHFWYFKVDHSIIYKLLGLRSSRGQENVRREELENLIYYKNHIVLENGGLKSLPKNQIIEINEAAIIYKDALEELLQRFTPGSEEYDDIKETLDSLIEKASSKIGQEYGIDFYELNEVIEHYSDAKIGTGALAIEYLLKHLDLQKEKQFVTAEIDKLNAEELANTERFATTAKQTREKFYKRLQVINAFIESKQDPTSMLIYNLPVIPADLRPLIQLDGGRHSTSDINELYRRVIIRNNRLQQWQEKDAPTLVIQNELRMIQEAVDALIDNQRRSPNPVLSKDNRPFKSISDALTGKKGRFRQNLLGKRVDYSGRSVIVVGPNLKMHQCGIPREMAAKLFEPWIISRLVEKEVATTIKNAKKIIEDQNPIIWPHVAEAIKGRLVLLNRAPTLHRLSIQAFEPVLVRGKAIRLHPLVCTPFNADFDGDQMAVHVPISEQALLESRELMLANKNILGPKDGEPIINPSQDMILGLYYLTIEKKGAKGEGRVFDNFDHMMRALESKKVSLHARVALPADKVKDYRLLNNSTNQQYIISSVGKFIFNNIFPKTFPFIYDNNVTKTVSLEEYNQIFKAKYIVTAPTNIPEYINYELSIQEGFNKKNIAKIIRYVFDKYVASITMADVASVIDKIGLHNINILRSYMELKSYKNEKIDKEHALLLETFTNEEIKNINTLNPMRSQYPEVSAHVPLTAEEKAKILDGVWFKYTNIVASILDNIKQLGFDYSTISGISISFSDILETDKKAEYIAEGDEYISKLKHYYNLGYITDDDRYSLAIKKWAEIKDSIQSQLQTIIKANSQNPVITMINSGARGNIANYVQLAGMRGLMANNTKTTKADAKNDRVVRSTVEVPVKSSFIEGLTAFEFYSSTHGARKGLTDTALNTAKSGYLTRRLVDVAQNIVVRQESCGSDYGYTAKNIVDTKTKQIIVSLKERIIGRFTNKPVYNSGGNMICDRNELITEKIAQRIIDSNIEEVEIRSILGCNTRNGVCKMCFGKDLATNRIVNIGEAVGIIAAQSIGEPGTQLTMRTFHTGGVAGVEDITGGFTRLIELIDAHEQPWGRTAEISSYDGIVTKIERSENDDSSYQITIETRDRKNNKISHKIPVTTTKKLRVKENDRVKIGQKLSEGPIVLKKLLNLTDTITVQNYLLKEIQRIYRIQGIAISDKYIEIIIRQMMSKIIIVDSGDSKFFAGAIVDIFDYQEENAQLLTKNLKPAFGKVVIKGAKQMPLLSDSFLAAASYQETSKILVHAAISSRIDTLSGLKENIIIGKKIPSGTALYPFESYSKYDIKPSIKYFKSEEAENENEDDEDITIDLEALAKEIQEEDYNPSHEELVVEDENEDDEGMLEDEEENVADQDDNDDYSYEN from the coding sequence ATGAGAAAAACCTCAAAATATGATTTACTACAAGAAGATAAAATTGCCGAAATTTCATTAGCTCTTGCCACTCCTAATGATATTGAAAGTTGATCACACGGTGAAGTAACAAAACCTGAAACTATTAATTACAAAAGCTATAAGCCAGAACGTGGTGGATTGTTTGACGAAATAATTTTTGGACCAATGATTGATTATCGTTGTCCAGTTTGTGGATTCAAATATAAGCGAGTAAATGAAGGTGATTTTTGTACAAGAACTGAGCTTTGCCGTCAAGAACATGTTGAAATTCTTCCGAAGATTGCTCGTCGTAACCACATGGGTCATATTAAATTGAATAGTCCTGTAGTTCACTTCTGATATTTTAAAGTTGATCACTCAATTATTTATAAACTTTTAGGATTAAGATCGAGTCGCGGTCAAGAAAATGTTCGTCGTGAAGAACTAGAAAATCTAATTTATTATAAAAATCACATTGTTTTAGAAAATGGTGGTCTTAAATCGCTTCCAAAAAATCAAATTATTGAAATTAATGAAGCTGCGATTATTTATAAAGATGCTTTAGAAGAATTACTACAAAGATTTACTCCTGGAAGTGAAGAGTATGATGATATTAAAGAAACACTTGATTCTTTAATTGAAAAAGCTAGTTCAAAAATTGGTCAAGAATATGGAATTGACTTTTATGAATTAAATGAAGTAATTGAACATTACAGTGATGCTAAAATTGGCACTGGAGCTTTAGCAATTGAATATTTATTAAAACATCTTGATTTACAAAAAGAAAAACAATTTGTTACAGCAGAAATTGATAAATTAAATGCTGAAGAATTAGCCAATACTGAGAGATTTGCAACAACTGCTAAACAAACTCGTGAGAAATTTTATAAACGTTTACAAGTTATTAACGCTTTTATTGAATCAAAACAAGATCCAACAAGTATGTTAATTTATAATTTACCAGTTATTCCAGCTGATTTGCGTCCATTAATTCAATTGGATGGTGGTCGTCATTCAACATCTGATATTAATGAGCTTTACCGTCGGGTAATTATCAGAAATAATCGTTTACAACAATGACAAGAAAAAGATGCTCCAACTTTAGTTATTCAAAATGAATTAAGAATGATTCAAGAGGCTGTTGATGCTTTAATTGATAACCAAAGAAGAAGTCCTAACCCTGTACTTTCAAAAGATAACCGTCCTTTTAAATCAATTAGTGATGCCCTTACCGGTAAAAAAGGTCGTTTTAGACAAAACTTACTTGGAAAACGTGTTGACTACTCAGGGCGTTCAGTTATTGTTGTTGGTCCTAACTTAAAAATGCACCAATGTGGAATTCCTCGAGAAATGGCTGCTAAGTTATTTGAACCTTGAATTATTTCACGTTTAGTTGAAAAAGAAGTAGCAACAACAATTAAAAATGCCAAAAAAATTATTGAAGATCAGAATCCAATTATTTGACCACATGTTGCTGAAGCTATTAAAGGAAGATTAGTACTACTAAACCGGGCACCAACCTTACACCGTTTATCAATTCAAGCGTTTGAACCGGTTTTAGTTAGGGGTAAAGCTATTAGATTACATCCTTTAGTATGTACACCTTTCAACGCTGACTTCGATGGTGACCAAATGGCAGTTCACGTGCCAATTTCTGAGCAAGCTTTATTAGAAAGCCGTGAATTAATGTTGGCTAATAAAAATATTTTAGGTCCTAAGGATGGTGAGCCTATTATTAACCCATCACAAGATATGATTTTAGGACTTTACTACCTAACAATTGAAAAAAAAGGTGCGAAAGGTGAAGGCCGTGTCTTTGATAATTTCGATCACATGATGCGAGCATTAGAATCGAAGAAAGTTTCACTTCACGCAAGAGTTGCCTTGCCAGCTGATAAGGTTAAAGATTATCGCTTATTGAATAATAGTACTAATCAACAATACATTATTTCATCAGTAGGTAAATTTATTTTCAACAATATTTTTCCTAAGACATTCCCATTTATTTATGACAATAATGTAACAAAAACAGTTTCATTAGAAGAATACAATCAAATCTTTAAAGCTAAATATATTGTAACTGCTCCAACTAATATTCCTGAATACATAAATTATGAGTTATCAATTCAAGAAGGATTTAACAAAAAGAATATTGCCAAAATTATTCGTTATGTATTTGATAAATATGTGGCATCAATTACTATGGCCGATGTTGCTTCAGTAATTGATAAAATTGGTCTTCATAATATCAATATTTTAAGAAGTTATATGGAACTTAAATCATATAAAAATGAAAAAATTGATAAAGAACATGCGCTATTATTAGAAACATTTACTAATGAAGAAATAAAGAATATAAATACTTTAAATCCAATGAGATCTCAATATCCAGAAGTTTCAGCACATGTACCGCTAACAGCTGAAGAAAAAGCAAAAATATTGGATGGAGTATGATTTAAATATACTAATATTGTTGCTTCAATTTTGGATAATATCAAACAACTAGGATTTGATTATTCGACAATTTCAGGAATTTCAATTTCATTTTCAGATATTCTTGAAACAGATAAAAAAGCAGAATATATTGCCGAAGGTGATGAATATATTTCAAAATTAAAACACTACTACAATTTAGGATATATTACTGATGATGATCGTTACTCATTAGCAATTAAGAAATGAGCCGAAATTAAAGATTCAATTCAAAGTCAATTGCAAACTATTATTAAGGCTAATTCACAAAACCCTGTTATTACAATGATTAATTCAGGAGCGCGGGGCAATATTGCTAACTACGTTCAATTAGCTGGTATGCGGGGCTTGATGGCAAATAACACTAAAACCACAAAAGCCGATGCCAAAAATGATAGAGTTGTTCGTTCAACAGTTGAAGTTCCAGTTAAATCATCATTTATTGAAGGACTAACTGCTTTTGAATTCTATTCATCAACCCATGGTGCGCGGAAAGGTCTAACCGATACCGCCCTTAATACAGCTAAATCGGGTTATCTAACAAGACGGCTAGTTGACGTTGCTCAAAATATTGTAGTTCGTCAAGAAAGCTGTGGATCTGACTATGGATACACCGCCAAAAATATTGTTGACACTAAAACAAAACAAATTATTGTTTCACTAAAAGAAAGAATTATTGGTCGTTTCACCAATAAACCAGTTTACAATAGTGGCGGTAACATGATTTGTGATAGAAATGAACTTATTACCGAAAAAATTGCGCAAAGAATTATTGATTCTAATATTGAAGAAGTAGAAATTAGATCTATTCTTGGTTGCAACACTCGGAACGGAGTTTGCAAAATGTGTTTTGGTAAAGACTTAGCAACTAATAGAATTGTTAATATTGGTGAAGCTGTTGGAATTATCGCTGCTCAATCAATCGGTGAACCTGGAACTCAGCTAACCATGCGTACATTCCATACTGGTGGGGTAGCCGGAGTTGAAGATATTACTGGTGGATTTACTCGATTAATTGAATTAATTGATGCTCACGAACAACCTTGAGGAAGAACCGCTGAAATTTCAAGTTATGATGGGATTGTTACCAAAATTGAAAGAAGTGAAAATGATGACTCAAGTTATCAAATTACTATTGAAACAAGAGATCGCAAGAATAATAAAATTTCGCACAAAATTCCCGTAACTACTACCAAGAAATTGAGAGTTAAGGAAAATGATAGAGTCAAAATTGGTCAAAAATTATCTGAAGGGCCAATTGTTCTGAAAAAATTATTAAATTTAACCGATACAATTACTGTACAAAACTATTTATTAAAAGAAATTCAAAGAATTTATCGTATTCAAGGGATTGCAATTAGTGATAAATACATTGAAATTATTATTCGTCAAATGATGTCAAAAATCATCATTGTTGATTCCGGAGATTCAAAATTCTTCGCTGGAGCCATTGTTGATATATTTGATTATCAAGAAGAAAATGCCCAATTATTGACAAAGAATTTAAAACCTGCATTTGGAAAAGTAGTAATTAAAGGTGCTAAACAAATGCCATTGCTATCAGATTCATTTTTAGCAGCTGCTTCATATCAAGAGACTTCAAAGATTTTAGTTCATGCTGCTATTTCTTCAAGAATTGATACTTTGAGTGGTTTAAAAGAAAATATTATTATTGGTAAAAAAATTCCTTCTGGAACTGCTTTATATCCGTTTGAATCATATTCAAAATATGACATTAAACCTTCAATTAAATACTTTAAATCAGAAGAAGCCGAAAATGAGAATGAAGATGATGAAGATATCACAATTGATTTAGAGGCTTTAGCTAAAGAAATTCAAGAAGAAGATTATAATCCTTCTCATGAAGAGTTAGTTGTTGAAGATGAAAACGAAGATGATGAAGGTATGCTAGAAGATGAAGAAGAAAATGTTGCTGATCAAGATGATAATGATGATTATTCATATGAAAATTAA
- the cas2 gene encoding CRISPR-associated endonuclease Cas2 has product MYDISTDDDNIDQYNKFRNALYKLGYYRIQYSIYVKCIGSNTQYPYEKEKIIKVIPKKSNVRILLITEKQYGDIEILSGEKSINEHINDIERYIEI; this is encoded by the coding sequence ATGTATGACATTTCGACTGATGACGATAATATTGATCAATATAATAAATTTCGTAATGCTTTATATAAATTAGGATACTATCGAATTCAATATTCTATTTATGTAAAATGCATTGGATCAAATACACAATACCCTTATGAAAAAGAAAAAATTATTAAAGTTATTCCAAAAAAATCAAACGTGAGGATTTTACTTATCACCGAAAAACAATATGGTGACATTGAAATTCTATCCGGCGAAAAATCAATAAATGAACATATAAATGATATAGAAAGGTACATTGAAATATAA
- the cas9 gene encoding type II CRISPR RNA-guided endonuclease Cas9 (Cas9, originally named Csn1, is the large, multifunctional signature protein of type II CRISPR/Cas systems. It is well known even to general audiences because its RNA-guided endonuclease activity has made it a popular tool for custom editing of eukaryotic genomes.), translating to MDNKEKINISIGFDLGVGSVGWAIINNDNNQVLDLGSRLFSEPELAVKRRGYRAIRRSIRRKKFKSIKYSKLVYEFRDLFNIEMTNYDEVQKIYLEMSQAHPNILEIKNQALEGDISAKQLIWILHDHLKNRGAFFETVENVETVENVEKADKNSNDKKDKGIKVINTNEFPSNIQAKFYEKNKWYNGMEAYDNRHFSNKMWIREIEKIFDVQKTEYNEELFNKFKEKYFNLFNYIRSFQQGPGSINSYSPYGIYEYGEDGKIYQKYESVWEKTIGKCSVFANENRAPKNLPSAEMLDVLSDLNNIRCKPFPEMKLDKEDKKRIIFDELIKEFINKKNTNITNTMLIKYLRSHAGLEENLITVDSLKNDNKKYIELKSIAKIIKIFAENNADLSLINFETYRQWLDDFDKIFMVLFETNQLETRIKEFNNNLSIFSKYFTNENDIQNTINTIASDPKFSTSQTHSISQKAISLALDDIFDGKSLTALKFDSNSKLGEAYKLEISEKKEEDLKNVSKYLSSKFLDDAILPPAVKNTMQESIKIFNKIVKKYGDIYNIEKIGIEMPRDKNSKEERDKITEQNRKNKDRAKWIGEEYSKLIGDESDFDWNNYSASVKEKLLLYCQQDGWDVYVGKKMDIERVIKEPNYAQIDHIIPESDSFDNSNSNKVLVLYSSNQNKGKRVPKEFLDEEQFNKMKNNLNSWLNKENKFFDEKRKDYERKRKNLLHDPLTDQDKLGFVQRNLNDTRYASKLFLEQLYKYSELHDKQFTITPIRGRFTSLVRKYVNNLIFKYREDKDNKNGLKFTKDRNKYYHHAIDASILAIAANNMKPFWGKKFSLDIDSFYVLNKHIINSETGEVVCRVEDYTRNLNIVSEKVYNSLISDVKNPNLDRILQKIKYSRKLTRDYNIELFNSSLYSLREVDENNIQKIERKSIFNIYDYLEGKEDQNKILMKISHPQEFNDILKIWNEYKNFKTNAFVMYTHKLFEEYANELCKDPTKFKEEAKTFLSSKNRKSLIIKTPNGFKYIKKVKILGNIIPKDNAHLVKKQNNKSFKDSFNWVALLIYKNKKDKFTYIPVNAKIYKFNNDLRPDFANESIYIKDALEYQKEKNKIPKENKIIDVFYKGTTLTNFSEENLEKRDIYIVGASDRRIEYRYCSCLRLNEKSEENEKLIDSEKSKIVKPYRKAASVLLKNYVKNNKDLI from the coding sequence ATGGATAATAAAGAAAAAATAAACATATCAATCGGATTTGACTTAGGAGTTGGATCAGTTGGTTGGGCAATCATTAATAATGATAATAATCAGGTATTGGATCTTGGTTCGAGATTATTTAGCGAGCCAGAACTCGCAGTTAAACGCCGCGGTTATCGAGCAATCAGAAGATCAATTCGGAGAAAAAAATTTAAAAGTATAAAATATAGTAAACTAGTTTATGAATTTCGTGATTTATTTAATATAGAAATGACAAACTATGACGAAGTACAAAAAATTTATTTGGAAATGTCGCAAGCACATCCTAATATTCTAGAAATCAAAAATCAAGCTTTAGAAGGTGATATTTCAGCGAAGCAACTAATCTGAATTTTACACGATCATTTAAAAAATCGTGGTGCATTTTTTGAAACAGTTGAAAATGTTGAAACAGTTGAAAATGTTGAAAAAGCAGATAAAAATTCAAACGATAAAAAAGACAAAGGTATTAAGGTTATTAATACCAATGAATTTCCAAGTAACATTCAAGCGAAGTTTTATGAAAAAAACAAGTGATATAATGGTATGGAAGCTTATGATAATCGCCACTTCTCGAATAAGATGTGAATAAGAGAAATCGAAAAAATTTTCGATGTTCAAAAAACTGAGTACAACGAAGAACTGTTTAACAAATTTAAGGAAAAATATTTTAATTTATTTAACTATATACGTTCATTCCAACAAGGACCAGGGAGTATTAATAGCTATAGTCCTTATGGAATTTATGAATATGGGGAAGATGGTAAAATTTACCAAAAATACGAATCAGTTTGAGAAAAAACGATCGGAAAATGCAGCGTTTTTGCTAATGAAAATCGAGCACCAAAAAACTTGCCAAGTGCCGAAATGTTGGATGTACTTTCTGATTTAAATAATATTCGTTGTAAACCATTTCCGGAAATGAAATTAGATAAAGAGGATAAAAAACGAATTATATTTGATGAATTAATTAAAGAGTTTATTAATAAAAAGAATACGAACATTACCAACACAATGTTGATTAAATACTTAAGATCTCATGCGGGATTAGAAGAAAATCTAATTACAGTCGACTCACTAAAAAATGATAATAAAAAATACATTGAACTAAAATCAATCGCTAAAATTATTAAAATTTTTGCTGAAAATAATGCTGATTTATCACTTATAAATTTTGAAACATATCGTCAATGATTAGATGATTTTGACAAAATTTTCATGGTGTTGTTTGAAACTAATCAACTAGAAACTAGAATTAAAGAATTCAATAATAATCTTTCAATTTTTAGCAAATATTTTACTAATGAAAATGACATTCAAAATACCATTAATACAATTGCATCTGATCCGAAATTTTCTACTTCGCAAACTCATTCGATTTCACAAAAAGCAATTTCTTTAGCACTTGATGATATTTTTGACGGAAAATCACTAACAGCTTTAAAATTTGATTCTAATTCTAAATTAGGCGAAGCATACAAACTAGAAATTAGTGAAAAAAAAGAAGAAGATCTAAAAAATGTTTCTAAATATTTAAGTTCTAAATTTTTAGATGATGCAATTTTACCTCCAGCTGTTAAAAATACAATGCAAGAATCAATCAAAATTTTTAATAAAATTGTGAAAAAATATGGTGATATCTACAATATTGAAAAAATCGGTATTGAAATGCCAAGAGATAAAAATTCTAAAGAAGAACGTGACAAAATTACTGAACAAAACAGGAAAAATAAAGATAGAGCAAAATGAATTGGCGAAGAGTATTCTAAATTAATAGGTGATGAAAGTGATTTCGATTGAAATAATTACAGTGCCTCCGTTAAGGAAAAACTTTTATTATACTGTCAACAAGATGGATGAGATGTATACGTCGGTAAAAAAATGGATATCGAAAGGGTAATAAAAGAACCCAATTATGCACAAATTGATCATATTATTCCTGAAAGTGATAGTTTTGACAATTCAAATTCAAACAAAGTTTTAGTGCTTTATTCATCAAATCAAAATAAAGGAAAACGTGTTCCCAAGGAATTTTTAGATGAAGAACAATTTAACAAAATGAAGAATAATTTAAACAGTTGATTAAATAAAGAAAATAAATTTTTTGACGAAAAAAGAAAAGATTATGAAAGAAAACGCAAAAATCTGCTACATGATCCATTGACCGATCAAGATAAACTAGGTTTTGTTCAAAGAAATCTAAATGATACAAGGTATGCTTCAAAACTATTTTTAGAACAATTATACAAATATTCAGAATTACACGATAAACAATTTACAATCACTCCAATTAGAGGACGTTTCACTAGTTTAGTACGTAAATATGTTAACAATTTGATATTCAAATACCGTGAAGATAAAGATAATAAAAACGGACTAAAATTCACGAAGGATAGAAATAAATATTATCATCACGCAATTGATGCAAGTATTCTAGCAATTGCAGCAAATAATATGAAACCATTTTGAGGAAAAAAATTTTCTCTAGATATTGATAGTTTCTATGTTCTAAACAAACATATTATTAACTCAGAGACCGGAGAAGTTGTCTGTCGTGTAGAAGACTATACTAGAAATTTAAATATTGTTTCTGAGAAGGTTTATAATTCGCTAATTAGCGATGTTAAAAATCCTAATCTTGATAGGATTTTACAAAAAATTAAGTATTCAAGAAAATTAACTAGGGACTATAATATTGAATTATTTAATAGCAGTCTATATTCATTACGTGAAGTTGATGAAAACAATATTCAAAAAATCGAAAGAAAATCAATTTTTAATATTTACGATTATTTAGAAGGAAAAGAAGACCAAAATAAAATTTTAATGAAAATATCTCATCCTCAAGAATTTAACGACATTTTGAAAATTTGAAATGAATATAAAAACTTTAAAACAAATGCGTTTGTAATGTACACACATAAATTGTTCGAGGAATATGCAAATGAATTATGTAAGGATCCAACAAAATTTAAAGAAGAGGCCAAAACCTTTTTAAGTAGTAAAAACCGAAAATCACTAATTATTAAAACTCCAAATGGTTTTAAATATATTAAAAAAGTAAAAATTTTGGGAAATATAATCCCAAAAGATAACGCACACTTAGTAAAAAAACAGAATAATAAATCCTTTAAAGATTCTTTTAATTGAGTTGCGCTACTAATATATAAGAATAAAAAAGACAAATTCACATACATTCCAGTAAATGCTAAAATTTATAAATTTAATAATGATCTTCGCCCTGATTTTGCCAATGAAAGTATTTATATAAAAGATGCTCTTGAATACCAAAAAGAAAAAAATAAAATTCCAAAAGAAAATAAAATTATTGATGTTTTTTATAAGGGAACAACTTTAACAAATTTTAGTGAAGAAAATTTAGAAAAACGAGATATCTATATTGTAGGGGCTTCAGACAGAAGAATTGAATATAGATATTGTTCTTGTCTAAGATTAAATGAAAAAAGTGAGGAAAACGAAAAATTAATTGATAGTGAAAAATCAAAAATTGTAAAACCTTATAGAAAGGCAGCAAGTGTTTTATTAAAAAATTATGTAAAAAATAATAAAGACCTAATTTAA
- the cas1 gene encoding type II CRISPR-associated endonuclease Cas1: MKKIIDVSESDYLSLFLGNLIIKKEQGKITIPTNNIETIIFENSRMMISVPLINKLIEEKVNIIFCDYKHLPYAHILPLNGYFNNKVFLSQIKWDDYYKSITWKRTIELKIINSLNLLKSLKIDNPKVLELLQEYSEQVKLWDTTNREGLAAKVYFRAIFSEDFIRDKDNNDDWINLFLNYGYTVMLAYVSRSIVSKGFDNRIGIFHKSFDNGFLLASDLMEPLRCFVDKIVYEGIQKRMQFQKFDFRDFKKRLFEFLQEHILIKGKAMKVVDYIDYVVKGIIENVELEDLVIGWDSK, from the coding sequence ATGAAAAAAATTATCGATGTTTCAGAAAGTGATTATTTATCACTTTTTCTTGGTAATCTAATTATTAAAAAAGAGCAAGGAAAAATTACGATTCCAACTAATAATATTGAAACAATTATTTTTGAAAATAGTCGAATGATGATAAGCGTGCCATTAATTAATAAACTAATTGAAGAAAAAGTTAACATTATTTTTTGTGACTATAAGCATTTACCATATGCACACATCTTACCACTTAATGGTTATTTTAACAATAAAGTATTTCTATCACAAATCAAATGAGACGATTATTATAAATCAATAACTTGAAAGCGAACAATTGAACTAAAAATTATCAATTCGCTGAATTTACTAAAATCGCTAAAAATAGACAATCCAAAAGTTCTCGAATTATTGCAAGAATATAGCGAGCAAGTTAAATTATGGGATACCACAAACCGTGAAGGTTTGGCGGCAAAAGTTTATTTTAGGGCAATTTTTTCTGAAGATTTTATTCGTGATAAGGATAATAATGACGACTGAATAAATTTATTTTTAAACTATGGTTATACGGTAATGTTAGCCTATGTTAGTCGTTCAATTGTATCCAAAGGATTTGACAATCGAATTGGCATTTTTCATAAAAGCTTTGACAATGGCTTTTTATTGGCTTCTGATCTTATGGAACCACTTCGCTGTTTTGTAGACAAGATTGTCTATGAAGGAATACAAAAACGTATGCAATTTCAAAAATTTGATTTTCGTGATTTTAAAAAACGGTTATTCGAATTTTTACAGGAACATATTTTAATTAAAGGGAAAGCGATGAAAGTCGTTGATTATATTGATTATGTAGTTAAGGGCATCATTGAAAATGTTGAACTTGAGGATTTAGTCATTGGTTGAGATTCAAAATAG
- the rplU gene encoding 50S ribosomal protein L21 — translation MFAIIETGGKQLIVKPGDIVYIEKIAGNEGDSVVFDKILAIEDKIGMPYLESASVLGTIEKQGKAKKIVVYRHNAKSTHKRKLGHRQPYTKVKISEIKVK, via the coding sequence ATGTTCGCTATTATTGAAACTGGCGGAAAACAATTAATTGTTAAGCCAGGCGATATAGTTTATATCGAAAAAATAGCTGGAAACGAAGGCGACAGTGTTGTTTTCGATAAAATCCTAGCTATTGAAGATAAAATTGGCATGCCTTATCTAGAATCTGCTTCTGTTTTAGGAACCATCGAAAAACAAGGCAAAGCAAAAAAAATCGTTGTTTATAGACATAATGCAAAATCAACTCATAAACGTAAATTGGGACACCGTCAACCCTATACAAAAGTAAAAATCTCAGAAATAAAGGTGAAATAA
- the rpmA gene encoding 50S ribosomal protein L27 — translation MAHTKSGGTTSNSRDSAGRRLGVKATDGQFILAGSIIYRQRGTKIFPGQNVGRGRDDTLFALIDGYVKFENRINRKFASVYPEKK, via the coding sequence ATGGCACATACGAAATCTGGTGGAACAACTTCCAATAGTCGTGACTCAGCTGGTAGACGTTTAGGCGTCAAAGCAACTGATGGTCAATTTATTTTAGCTGGTAGCATTATCTATAGACAAAGAGGTACCAAAATTTTTCCAGGACAAAATGTAGGTCGTGGAAGAGATGATACTTTATTTGCTTTAATTGATGGTTATGTAAAATTTGAAAACAGAATTAACAGAAAATTTGCTTCAGTATATCCTGAAAAAAAATAA